In Methylotenera mobilis JLW8, the following are encoded in one genomic region:
- a CDS encoding ATP-grasp domain-containing protein has product MKIPIFTDDAGWQGNQLKLAFAKRGVETSFVSLQDCVIDLSQPRSQIHIPGFDSNPRAAFVRGVAGGTLQQVITRLNVLHLLTVQGVRIYNQARAIERTVDKAMTSFLLREHQVRTPATWVCESRQQAAIVRQQAAKNHQQLVLKPLFGSQGQGVRKLEAYEPLPVPMQQYVDGIYYFQEFIETADAPHDYRVFVVAGKVISTMRRLGDGFVNNVAAGGRCEAVEADDAMVEIALKATKAVDIDYCGVDVIQAASGEYYVLEVNSIPAWRGLQSVTNFNIAEVLVDDFLHKLNGPVE; this is encoded by the coding sequence TTGAAAATACCTATTTTTACCGATGATGCTGGTTGGCAGGGCAACCAGCTCAAGCTTGCCTTCGCAAAGCGTGGGGTTGAAACCAGCTTTGTATCACTGCAGGACTGTGTGATTGACCTTTCACAGCCACGTTCGCAGATCCATATTCCAGGTTTTGATAGTAACCCGCGTGCAGCTTTTGTACGTGGTGTGGCCGGTGGTACTTTGCAGCAGGTGATTACACGTTTGAATGTACTGCATCTGTTAACTGTGCAAGGCGTACGCATTTACAATCAAGCGCGTGCCATTGAGCGCACCGTAGATAAAGCCATGACCAGTTTTTTGCTGCGTGAGCATCAGGTGAGGACGCCAGCTACTTGGGTGTGCGAATCAAGACAGCAGGCGGCAATAGTGCGTCAGCAAGCTGCGAAAAATCATCAGCAGCTGGTATTGAAACCATTGTTCGGCTCACAAGGGCAGGGTGTGCGTAAACTGGAGGCATATGAGCCTTTACCTGTGCCCATGCAGCAGTACGTAGATGGCATTTATTACTTTCAGGAATTTATAGAAACCGCCGATGCGCCACATGATTACCGTGTGTTTGTGGTGGCTGGCAAAGTGATCTCTACGATGCGCAGATTAGGTGATGGCTTTGTGAATAACGTTGCCGCTGGCGGGCGCTGTGAAGCAGTAGAAGCTGATGATGCTATGGTGGAAATCGCGCTAAAAGCAACTAAGGCGGTTGATATAGATTATTGTGGTGTTGATGTGATTCAAGCTGCGAGTGGTGAATATTACGTGTTGGAAGTGAACAGCATCCCTGCATGGCGCGGTTTGCAAAGCGTAACCAATTTTAATATTGCGGAAGTGTTGGTGGATGACTTTTTGCATAAATTAAACGGGCCTGTTGAATAA
- a CDS encoding triphosphoribosyl-dephospho-CoA synthase, whose translation MASQFTPTQLALAYKNSCMGELQALKPGNVHAFSDGHGMTIQDFIQSADVSAEPIAKASLSVGERVFYAVEATQKAVGQNTNLGMLLLCAPLLHAASNLQANQSLWGQLYQTLNQLSLDDAVWVAKAIVLANPGGLGASSQHDVHESPSVSLLEMMRSAQDKDRVSWQYSNCFQDIVDFGVNLYADALLKWENAAWATTALYLGFLTKHADTHVVRKHGEGVANILMQEAKEMQSNYWATHNPKLMQKQLLVWDASLKARKINPGTSADLTVATLLASELAFAI comes from the coding sequence ATGGCTAGTCAATTCACACCTACGCAATTGGCTCTAGCCTATAAAAATTCATGTATGGGAGAATTGCAGGCATTGAAGCCTGGCAATGTGCATGCATTCTCTGATGGTCACGGCATGACTATTCAAGACTTTATTCAAAGCGCGGATGTGTCGGCAGAGCCGATTGCTAAGGCGAGTCTTTCTGTAGGTGAACGCGTTTTTTATGCGGTAGAAGCTACGCAAAAAGCGGTAGGGCAAAACACCAATTTAGGCATGCTTTTATTATGCGCACCTTTGCTTCATGCAGCTTCAAACTTGCAAGCTAACCAATCTTTATGGGGCCAGTTGTACCAAACGCTAAATCAACTGAGCTTAGATGATGCAGTTTGGGTTGCCAAGGCGATTGTGCTGGCAAATCCGGGTGGATTGGGTGCATCTAGTCAGCATGATGTTCATGAGTCGCCTAGTGTTAGTCTTCTTGAAATGATGCGTTCAGCACAAGATAAAGACCGCGTTTCTTGGCAGTATTCAAATTGCTTTCAGGATATAGTGGATTTTGGTGTTAATTTATACGCTGATGCATTACTCAAATGGGAGAATGCGGCTTGGGCAACAACGGCTTTGTATTTGGGATTTTTAACTAAACATGCCGATACGCACGTGGTACGTAAGCACGGAGAAGGTGTTGCCAATATCCTGATGCAGGAAGCGAAAGAAATGCAGTCTAACTATTGGGCAACACACAATCCCAAACTAATGCAGAAGCAATTGCTTGTGTGGGATGCCTCTCTTAAAGCAAGAAAAATCAACCCTGGTACTAGTGCAGACTTAACTGTGGCTACTTTGCTAGCGAGTGAATTGGCGTTTGCAATATAA